In Clostridium butyricum, the genomic stretch CATACATTGTATGGTAATCTTTTTCTGGATACCACTTATCTATAATATCCTTTTCTATGAAGCATTCTTCTTTTAAATCTTGTGCATAAAGCTTTCTACAAATTAATGTTAATCTAGCTTCATCAAAATATGGAACATCTTCATACTTTTGTACTTTTAAATTTGCATTTGAAATCTTATCCTCATCTTTTCCTGAAACATTCCCTAGATATGCAAGCTCTTTTCTATAACTATTAGGCAGTACACAAACAGAAAGTCTATCTGAAAAATCAACAAATTCTTTTGTATATCTTTGAGGTCTTATAAAAATGTACGCTACTTTTTTATTCCATAGAACGCCAACTCCGCCCCATGAAGCTGTCATTGTATTAACCTTTCCATCTTTTTCTGCCGTTATTAAAAGCCAGTCTTTACCTATCATTTCAAAAGCATTCTCTTGAAAATCTTCATGTTTAATTTCTTTCATAAATTTTCCTCCTAAAATTAAGCTATTTTTTCATAACACATAACATAATGTAACTTTATACTATAATTTTAATATTTAATCAAATTTTCCAATAACTTCATGGTCGTTTCATAAGGTATGATGATATAATAATATATATACTTCTTTTATACAAGTACTTACTTTTTTATCTTGTACTATCCTTTTTGATAGTATAATTAATAGGAGGATCACATGGCAAATATACAAAATAACTATAATTGTGCTCTTGAACTTACAATGGATTTAATCGGTGGAAAATGGAAGTTGATTATACTTTGGCACCTTCTTGACGGTTCTAAAAGATTTAATCAATTAGATAAACTTATACCTGCAATTACTCAAAAAATGCTTACTACACAACTACGAGAATTAGAAGAAAAAGGGTTAGTAAATAGAAAGGTTTATCCTCAAGTTCCACCCAAAGTTGAATATTCTCTTTCTGAACGTGGACGCAGCCTTGAAAAAATATTAAATGATCTCTGTTCCTGGTCAAAAGACTATGCAAACGAAAATAATATATCTGTTTCTTGTAATAAATAAAAAATAATAGTTAAATAAGGATACTGCTAGTTTTAGCAGTATCCTTATTTAACCTTAATATAACCATACTTTTATCATGAAATTCAATTTATGATATAATTATTTTATTAATATCACCCTTAATAAGTATAATATAGTTAATAAAATCATACTAACATTACTAGTTCAATTAATATAATCCTTAAAATATATTAATTATCCATTAATGCCAATTATAAAAATGAAAGGACATGATTCATATTATGAAAGAAAAAATCACCCAAATGATAGAAAACTTTGTACGATACTATGAACAGCAAGATACCATATCAACAAAATGGGGCAAGCCTTTAGTTGGCTTTGCTGATGCCAATCATCCTTATATTTTAAGCTTCAAAGAGTTTATTACACGAACTCATAAATTCCCAACTGATGTAATCTCAGATGCCTCTATAGTAATCTGCTATTTTGTTCCTTTTACTAAAGAAATAGCTAAAACAAATATGGCAGTGGGTGATCTAGCCTCTCCAGAATGGGCATTAGCTTATGAAGAAACCAATGCAATGTTTATTAAGCTAAATGAATACTTAATATCTGAACTAAGAGAATTTGGTTATCATGCTGATGTTTCTAAAGAAGCTTCTACCTTTGATCAAAAGATACTAAAAAGCAATTGGTCTCATAGACATTTTGCCAAAGCTGCTGGTCTTGGAACCTTTGGAATAAATAACATGCTTATTACTAAAAGTGGATGTTGCGGAAGATTTAATACTATTGTGACCAATTTAGATGTAGATGCTGATTTACCTTTAGAAGATGAACTTTGTTTATTTAAAAAGAATGGCAATTGTGGTTTATGTGTAAAGCATTGTCCGTCTGGCGCATTAACTTTAAATGATTATGACAGGCACAAATGCTATGCTGTATTAAAGAAAAACGCAAAATTATATACAGAGTTTGGGAGTTCTTATACTGATGATTCTGGTGATTGTCCAAACAGTGAGGGGAGCGAAGTTTGTGGAAAATGTGTAATAAATACTCCTTGTACTTTTTTATAAATACTATTTCTAAATATAGTATTTTTATTATCTTGGTATAATCGTGGGGGGATTCTATGAACTATTTCTACCTTACAAAAAGGTAATCCATATTTAAACTTTAAATCAACCATTTACTCTTACTCCTACCCAAGCTCTTTCCTCTATTTCTAAAGTTTCGTGAGTTGTATTATAGACATAGTATTCTTTTTGTTTATCTGCTTTATGATAATTTGCATAATCCTTTAATGCATCATTACCCTTCTCATAGCTTTTTAACGCTGCTAAATCACTTACAATTCTCTTTCCATTTTCCGAATAAGCAGATATAGCTTAGAATAATATCCATTTATTTTTATATGTATCTCTTGCCTCACTATACTTCATCTTAATCACTCCTCGTAGTTATAGTATTATGTTGATAATTCTGTATAACTAAACATAAATGTAGTATAAAAAACTGTAACAATTAAAATTGCTATAATAAACTTAATATTCTTATTATTTTTGCCTAACTCTGCTCTCAGACATAATAACACCATCTTTTAAATTAATGATTAAATCCCCATACTGGGCTGATGCTTCTGAGTGAGTTACTTGAATTATCGTTTTTCCATATTCCTTATTTATATTTCTAAATAACTCCATTATTTTAATTCCATTTTTTGAGTCTAAATTTCCTATAGGCTCATCTGCTAATATAATTTCTGGCTGAAATAACAGTGCTCTAGCTATTGCCACTCTTTGTTGCTGACCCCCTGATAATTCTCTAGGAGTAGATTTTCTTTTATTTGACAGTTCAATCAAATCTAGTATTGTTTTCAACTCTTCTTTATAATTTTTTACTTTTCTACCCTCCAGTAGTATTGGTAGTAATATGTTGTCCTCTACAGATAAATTAGGAACTAGATTATGGAACTGAAATACAAAACCTACATCTTTTCTTTTCATTTGCGCCTTCTCATGCTCTTTTAATTTGCTGATATCTTTACCATTTATGATAATTGATCCGGATGTTTTATCATCTAATCCCCCTAATAAATATAGCAATGTAGATTTTCCACAACCTGATGGACCCATAATTGATATAAAATCACCTTTTTCTACTGAAAAATTCAAATCTTTAAGTACTTTAACTTCTTCTTTTCCAATATAAAATGATTTATTTAGATTTTTTACTTTTACACTTTTCATAAACTTTCTCTCCCTATTCATATTTCATTTCATTTATTATAGAAAACTTTTTGCCATTTAATATCACTGGAATTGTTGCAAGTATTATTAATATAAATAATACTACTGAAATTATTGGTATATATATAATGTTAAGCTTAATGTCATATAACAATCCTAACAAACTTAATAAGTCTTTAGTCATAGTAACCATTGCCCAAGAACATGGAATTAACAAAATTGTTACCCAAAACATAACAAAAATTGATTGATATATTAATAATTTATTTTTCTGTACTCTATTCAATCCTATTGCATGCAATAATGCTATATTTTTCTTTGAATTTAAATAACTTATTCTTGTATTATTTAAAACTCCAACAGAGGCTACAATAACTGCTATTAGTGAGAATACTCCAAAACCAGCAATAGTTTTTTTATTTTCTGCCAAATTGGCTCTTTCAAGTTCTTTAAAAGTTATCACTTTTACATTATAATCTTGAAGTAAATTCCTTAACTGATTCCTAACTGTGTCTTCATCTCCAATAGTCTGCAAAACTATATTGTTAGTTCCAATATAATTAAATTCTTTTTCTAAAACTTCATTATCAATAAGCACTACATAACCGCCATATAACATTTTCATATCTACCGTTCCAGCTATTTCTATATCCTTTTCTATATTATTAATATTTAATTTTAATTTTTCTCCCTCTTGTACTTTAATCGCTTTCGCCAGGCTCTTTGAAATAATGATTTTAGGTTCTTTAGAGTCTTTAAACTCATTGTAAATCCGCTTATTCTCACTAGCATCCCAATCAACATAGCCATCATAACTTAAATACTTTTTTGAATCCACTCCTGCAATTTGAAAAGCAACTCCATCCTGCTGTCCAGTAAAAACTTTTAGTTTCTGCAATGAACTTTGAACAATTTCACTACTATTTAGATCTTGACTTATTATTGTATCTGCAATATTTACTGTATTTGAAGGAATAGTAATTTGAATTTGAAAGTTATTTCTATTAAATCCATCAGTAATTGCTGCTTTAACACCATCACCAACAGAATTAATTGCAATTACTGATAATGATGCTATTAACATTAATGTTATATTATTTAATAATTCTTTAGATGTTCTGATATTATTTAATGCAAGTGAAACTATTGGTGTTTTATCCTTTAAATACTGATATATAAGTCTGACAACAACATCAATTAATTTAGGAAATGCAAATGCTATACCTAAAATCAGCAATATTGAACTTAAACTTATCATTCCATCAATATTAATAAATCTCACTATTATTCCCAATATAATAACCATCAAACCAGCTAGCAATTTCTTTGAGCCAATTCGTGTATTTGTATTTGAAGCACCTAATATTACATCTTTTACACTTAATTTTCTTATTTGTAGAATTGGTAAGATTGATGATAGTACAGATAATAAAACTCCAAATATTACAGTTAATGCAAAATAGTATGTGGGAATTTGTGGATTAGCAACTACCCCATAATCTTTATGTTGCGATAAAAAGTATGAAGCTGCATAAATAGCTCCTACCCCTATTAGAAACGCTAAAACACCACCCAATATTCCAAACAAAGAGCTTTCAGTTAATAAAACAAAGATAATATTTTTCTTTGTAGCCCCCTGGCTAAAAAACGTTCCTATAACAGGCATTCTTTCAACTATAATCAGCTTGAAAGAACTAGAAATTATAACTGCACTAAGCAATATAACAATGGTAAGCAAAGCAAAACATATTGTTCTTCCTTCCTTAATTGCATTAAGCATTCCTTCATGATTCGCAAAACTTGTCTCTGCTTTTACCTGTGTATTGACATCATTAAATTCATTTATTGATTGTTCCACTGTACTAGCCGTTTTACCCGCAATAATCTTATTGTATTTTGCATTACTATTAAACTTACTACTTAAATATTCATATGGTACTATTACATTAAAAGCTTCATCAGTATCTCCAAAAAAAATCCCCTCGTTTAAGTATATGCCCTGTACTGTAAAGGGTATTTTTTCGTTATTTATAACTATGTTAATTATGTCATTTTCCTTAATGTTAAGTTCAGTACTTACACGCTTTGATATTATACATTTTGCACCTGTAAAATTCACTAATGCATTTTCTTCACCTGCATTATTAAACTGAATATCCCCCTTTTTTCTTCCCAATATTGTTACAGTACTATTATCCAAATCCTTTTTATACCATCCTTTAAACTCTAGTTGTGGAATAACATCTTTTACTCCTTTTAAATTTAAAGAATCTACACTAAATAATGAATCATCTGTATTACTAACTATCGCAATCTCCCTGTTTTCCATAACTTGAGTATATGATTCTGTATAATTATTTATCATAACATCGGTAACACCTATGCTGACTATAAATAATGAAGTACTTATTAAAATTGCAAATAAAAGTAAAATAAATTTTCCCTTCTTCTCTAATGCTGATTTGATAATAAATCTAAGAAAAATGTTCATTGATTATCCACCTTCTTTTTTTCATAGAAAAGTAAATTGTCCATCAACTTATTATTCTCTTCTCCTATCATTTTTTATATCACTCCTTTTCTTATCCATAAGTTTATTGTATTCTACAAATCTGATATGCTACTGATATAATTCTGATATTTTTCTGACATAAAAAAAGGTGCTGTCGTCCTAAATAAATTAGTGCATGGTCCTTTTCTATATAAATGAAAAAATCTGTATCAAATTGAGTTATAAAAACTCAATTTGATACAGACTCTTTTTAAACATCTTCTTTAAAACTATAATTATTAAATATAAATGCCACACATATATCTTATTCTAGCAATGGCAATTGTACAGTAAATACTGTATATTTTGATTCCTTACTGTCCACACTAATGGTCCCCCCCATCTTTTTAACAATCTCATAAGCAATTGCTAATCCAAGTCCCCCATTTTGTGTACGTGATGTATCCACTTGATACAATCTATCAAAAATAAATGTAATATCTTTCTTACTAATTCCATCTCCATGATCTATAACGTCTATGCAGACATTTTTTCCCTGCAAGTAAACTTTCACACCTAAATAAAATCCTGATTTTCCATGAGTAATAGCATTCCGAATCAAATTTTGTACTACTCGCGTGAATGCTGATACATCTACATCTGCGAAATACTCCTTATCTGGAATTTTTACTTGTAAAATAATATCATTCTTTTCTACAATAGGAATAAAATCAATTATTACGCTACGAACGAGTTCACATATATCTGACTTCTCTCTATTAAAATGTATTTCATTAGCATCAAGGCGAACCAACTCAAATAATAGATCTACTCTTTGTTTTAAATCATATGATTTTTTTAAAGCTATATCTAAATAAACATCTTTTTCAGTATTATGAACTACTCCAAGTATCACAGCCTCAAGATAACCAATTACTGATGCCAACGGAGTCCGTACATCGTGTGAAATATTAGCAAGTAACTGTTTACGTGCCATTTGCTCCCTATTCACTGTAATACGTTCCTTTTGATAAGAATCCATTAATTGATTTATCAACAGCGACAATTTGGCAGTTTTATCTCCATTATAACTAAACAAATGAAGGTTATTATTACCTTTGAGTACTTCTTTCAAAACATCTGTGATTTCATTAATGTGTTTATGTATTCTCATATATTTATTTACAATAATAATAAATGCAGTACACAAAATTAATATTATAATATATAAGATAATATCAAATTTCATTAATTGCCCTCCCAATGAAATCTATATCCAACTCCCCATGCTGTCTGAATTAAAACTGGATTTTCAGGGTCGTCCTCAATTTTTTTGCGTGTTCTCCTTATTAGTGCCATAATATTATTATCATTATATATATACTCATCTTTCCATACCTGTTGATAAATTTGTTTTTTTGAAAATACATGTTCGGGATGACTTGCCAAAAAACTTATTAGTTCAAATTCTTTAGCCGTTAATATGACTTCATTGCCATTCTTAATTACAATACGTTTTATTAAATCAATATGTATATTCCCGTAACTAAGTTCATTAATTGTTGTTTCTTGTCCTCCAAGTGTAGTAAATCTGCGAATTAAAGAGTCTACACGTGCACTTAATTCTGAAAGACCAAATGGTTTTGTTAAATAATCATCAGCTCCAGACTTTAATCCTAATACTTTATCCAATTCTTGATCTTTTGCAGAAAGCATTAATACAGGCATATTCATGCTTTGACGTATTTCTGTCAATACTGTTAACCCACTAAGCTGTGGTAGCATAACATCTAATATGACTAAATGATAATCTCCTTTTCTCACCATTTCAAGTCCTTTAATTCCACTATGCGCCATTGATATAACATAGTTATCATTTTCAAGACACTTCTTAAGCAAATTACAAAGTTCCTTATCATCATCAATAATAATTATTCTTTTTATATCTTTCATTTTATTTTCCTTCTTTATTATATAACTTGAAATATATTATCATTTAACTCTATTATATCAAAATAATCCAGTCATGCTTATCTCTTGTATTCCTTTATTTCATGCGTCCTGTACTTTGGAATATAATAAAATTCCTATCAAAGAAACTATTCCAATTACAATCAAACTGATATAAGAATATGTAATAGAAAAAGCGTACTCAATACTCAATACTTTGATATTGCATATCCTTAAAATAATAACAATAGGCACTATAGCCGATAATGTAGACGACCATATAGCTACAATGGATGTAATTGCATATACTATTATGACATATATAGAAACAACATAACTCTTTTTGCTAATTATAACTATTAGAATAATGGGTAATATTGAAATAAACATTAATACTCCAGCCATTAAGTATTTTTCTAAACCTTCTAAAAATGTTGTTACGTTAAAAGTTATGCCTATAGTTAAAGCAATTATATTTAATAAATACGAAAAAATTGTCATTATCATAATCAGCAAAAATAATGTTATTAATTTTGCTATTGCAAGTTGTATTCGTCCAATTGGAATAATCAATAGATTTTTATAAGTATTTTCAATACGTTCTCTTACAAATATAAATGTTCCTATTAATCCAAATATACAAGGCCATAATAATAAAACTGAAAGCAATAAATTTTGGGTTGAATACCCTATCCAAAAGCTTTGTGCATTAATTTTAGAATTTACAATAATAGATATTAAGGGTAAAATAGTGCAACTAACTAAACAAATCCATAATATGTTTGAACCCTTTAACTTTCTGAATTCCGCACAAATTAATCTACCCAATAGTATGCCCTCCTGTTACCCTTATAAAGTATTCTTCTAGATTGCCTTTATTCATGCTAATTTCACTTACACCAATGGAAGCATTATTTAGAACTCTATTAACTTCTGCCATATCACGTTCTATCTCATAAATTTTAAGTGTATTATCATCTTCTATCTCAAAATCAAAAATCCCCAATTTGCTTTCTAAAATAGGAATAGTTTGCATTGCATTAGAAACCGCCATCTTTACATAGTGACGATTATATTTACCAATATCATCCATATAAGTTTCTTCAAGCAGATTTCCTTTTTCAATAATACCTATTCTATCTGCAAGTTGTTCTACTTCACTTAATATGTGACTAGAAATTAGAAAAGTAGTGTTTTTTTGATTACATAAATCACGAATTAATACTCTTATTTGTTGAATTCCGATAGGATCAAGACCATTTGTTGGTTCATCTAAAATAATTAACTCTGGTTCATGCATTAATGCAAGTGCAATACCTAAACGTTGCTTCATACCTAATGAAAATTTTCC encodes the following:
- a CDS encoding flavin reductase family protein: MKEIKHEDFQENAFEMIGKDWLLITAEKDGKVNTMTASWGGVGVLWNKKVAYIFIRPQRYTKEFVDFSDRLSVCVLPNSYRKELAYLGNVSGKDEDKISNANLKVQKYEDVPYFDEARLTLICRKLYAQDLKEECFIEKDIIDKWYPEKDYHTMYVVEIEKILSK
- a CDS encoding winged helix-turn-helix transcriptional regulator, translating into MANIQNNYNCALELTMDLIGGKWKLIILWHLLDGSKRFNQLDKLIPAITQKMLTTQLRELEEKGLVNRKVYPQVPPKVEYSLSERGRSLEKILNDLCSWSKDYANENNISVSCNK
- a CDS encoding (Fe-S)-binding protein — protein: MKEKITQMIENFVRYYEQQDTISTKWGKPLVGFADANHPYILSFKEFITRTHKFPTDVISDASIVICYFVPFTKEIAKTNMAVGDLASPEWALAYEETNAMFIKLNEYLISELREFGYHADVSKEASTFDQKILKSNWSHRHFAKAAGLGTFGINNMLITKSGCCGRFNTIVTNLDVDADLPLEDELCLFKKNGNCGLCVKHCPSGALTLNDYDRHKCYAVLKKNAKLYTEFGSSYTDDSGDCPNSEGSEVCGKCVINTPCTFL
- a CDS encoding ABC transporter ATP-binding protein; amino-acid sequence: MKSVKVKNLNKSFYIGKEEVKVLKDLNFSVEKGDFISIMGPSGCGKSTLLYLLGGLDDKTSGSIIINGKDISKLKEHEKAQMKRKDVGFVFQFHNLVPNLSVEDNILLPILLEGRKVKNYKEELKTILDLIELSNKRKSTPRELSGGQQQRVAIARALLFQPEIILADEPIGNLDSKNGIKIMELFRNINKEYGKTIIQVTHSEASAQYGDLIINLKDGVIMSESRVRQK
- a CDS encoding ABC transporter permease, whose protein sequence is MNIFLRFIIKSALEKKGKFILLLFAILISTSLFIVSIGVTDVMINNYTESYTQVMENREIAIVSNTDDSLFSVDSLNLKGVKDVIPQLEFKGWYKKDLDNSTVTILGRKKGDIQFNNAGEENALVNFTGAKCIISKRVSTELNIKENDIINIVINNEKIPFTVQGIYLNEGIFFGDTDEAFNVIVPYEYLSSKFNSNAKYNKIIAGKTASTVEQSINEFNDVNTQVKAETSFANHEGMLNAIKEGRTICFALLTIVILLSAVIISSSFKLIIVERMPVIGTFFSQGATKKNIIFVLLTESSLFGILGGVLAFLIGVGAIYAASYFLSQHKDYGVVANPQIPTYYFALTVIFGVLLSVLSSILPILQIRKLSVKDVILGASNTNTRIGSKKLLAGLMVIILGIIVRFINIDGMISLSSILLILGIAFAFPKLIDVVVRLIYQYLKDKTPIVSLALNNIRTSKELLNNITLMLIASLSVIAINSVGDGVKAAITDGFNRNNFQIQITIPSNTVNIADTIISQDLNSSEIVQSSLQKLKVFTGQQDGVAFQIAGVDSKKYLSYDGYVDWDASENKRIYNEFKDSKEPKIIISKSLAKAIKVQEGEKLKLNINNIEKDIEIAGTVDMKMLYGGYVVLIDNEVLEKEFNYIGTNNIVLQTIGDEDTVRNQLRNLLQDYNVKVITFKELERANLAENKKTIAGFGVFSLIAVIVASVGVLNNTRISYLNSKKNIALLHAIGLNRVQKNKLLIYQSIFVMFWVTILLIPCSWAMVTMTKDLLSLLGLLYDIKLNIIYIPIISVVLFILIILATIPVILNGKKFSIINEMKYE
- a CDS encoding sensor histidine kinase gives rise to the protein MKFDIILYIIILILCTAFIIIVNKYMRIHKHINEITDVLKEVLKGNNNLHLFSYNGDKTAKLSLLINQLMDSYQKERITVNREQMARKQLLANISHDVRTPLASVIGYLEAVILGVVHNTEKDVYLDIALKKSYDLKQRVDLLFELVRLDANEIHFNREKSDICELVRSVIIDFIPIVEKNDIILQVKIPDKEYFADVDVSAFTRVVQNLIRNAITHGKSGFYLGVKVYLQGKNVCIDVIDHGDGISKKDITFIFDRLYQVDTSRTQNGGLGLAIAYEIVKKMGGTISVDSKESKYTVFTVQLPLLE
- a CDS encoding response regulator transcription factor; this encodes MKDIKRIIIIDDDKELCNLLKKCLENDNYVISMAHSGIKGLEMVRKGDYHLVILDVMLPQLSGLTVLTEIRQSMNMPVLMLSAKDQELDKVLGLKSGADDYLTKPFGLSELSARVDSLIRRFTTLGGQETTINELSYGNIHIDLIKRIVIKNGNEVILTAKEFELISFLASHPEHVFSKKQIYQQVWKDEYIYNDNNIMALIRRTRKKIEDDPENPVLIQTAWGVGYRFHWEGN
- a CDS encoding ABC transporter permease; translated protein: MGRLICAEFRKLKGSNILWICLVSCTILPLISIIVNSKINAQSFWIGYSTQNLLLSVLLLWPCIFGLIGTFIFVRERIENTYKNLLIIPIGRIQLAIAKLITLFLLIMIMTIFSYLLNIIALTIGITFNVTTFLEGLEKYLMAGVLMFISILPIILIVIISKKSYVVSIYVIIVYAITSIVAIWSSTLSAIVPIVIILRICNIKVLSIEYAFSITYSYISLIVIGIVSLIGILLYSKVQDA
- a CDS encoding ABC transporter ATP-binding protein, giving the protein MIIMDTNALTKQYGIQVVVNKLNMNVKKGEIYALLGRNGAGKTTTLRMIMGLLKPTSGEVRIFGEKLNTNNSKVFQRIGALIEAPSFYENLTAQENLELIASLRGIHNENAINSALILVGLESENKKKVGKFSLGMKQRLGIALALMHEPELIILDEPTNGLDPIGIQQIRVLIRDLCNQKNTTFLISSHILSEVEQLADRIGIIEKGNLLEETYMDDIGKYNRHYVKMAVSNAMQTIPILESKLGIFDFEIEDDNTLKIYEIERDMAEVNRVLNNASIGVSEISMNKGNLEEYFIRVTGGHTIG